In Tachysurus vachellii isolate PV-2020 chromosome 7, HZAU_Pvac_v1, whole genome shotgun sequence, the DNA window GATGATAGAATGAgttttctgtggtgttttctGTACAACATACAAATAAgccaaagaagaaaaattacattttatttctaatttatattaatggcatttgattgtttgtttttttatgaaaaagaaagagagaaaaggaacaaGCAGAAGGGTGTAGACTGAAAAAAACGAACTtgtaaaatttaataaaaaaaatcctcataaCAATTTGCACGaaatttttttaagtaaaatttaCTGCCTAATTTCAAGTATTAATTATCTagcaaaatcaattaaaatctaCTTAATAATCcattaaatgtttgttaaaaaaataagtaaatgttacttaattatttttattttagaagttagatttatttgaattatttaggTAAAttctgttagattttttttaaagtgtgtagCATTTCTGTActagaaatatttaataatttaatataattttaataatttttaataatttaataatcttatttacttttttagggTAAATtgcatttactgttttttattttcttttgtagtaataattaagtaaacattattaataacaatgatattaccaaataaatgtaatcactTTGTCTATGCTTTTAACACAAATCACAGTGGTTAAATAcaattcaattttttatttttccccaatggtatcaaaacattttgcataaaacagatgttaataataataataataataataataataataataataataataataataatatgtttaatttatatagcacctttcccaagctcaaggacgctttacaaggtacatagtgtaacatacatattcgtcggacatttgcccaggacaaaggatcatacatatacacacatatacatatttgtcggacatttgcccaggacgaaaGATCACttgcagctgcatgagataatagcagaagacaggactatacacaaaaacatacagtacaagagataggactctacatagtacacgatacatacaccatatttcagaaaaattaaggactcctagtacatatgcatttactgatagtgaaggttgaaaaggtgggtcttaagccttgatttaaattcagacagagtggtgatggttctgagtgcaatgggtagggagttccatagtgttggagcagtgacagaaaaggatctgccacccacagaggataaacggtatctaggaatacaaagaagttcagaatttgaGGACCGGAGTGATCGTGAAGGTACATAGGATGAGAGAAGATCGGAAGGATGGGGGGAAAGAGCATttagtgccttataagtgagcagtatgattttatattttatccgtgatgagactggcagccagtgaagatcaaataatataggggtgatgtgggcagattttttattggaggttaacattctggcagccgagttttgtatgtactgtacacgtGAGATTGAGTGAGCTGATAGACCAGAGAAGAGTGAATTGCAGTAATCGAGACGGGACGTAATCAGAGCATGTACTAATGTTTCGGCATCATTTCTGCAGATAAAAGGTTGCAGTTTGACAATgcgttgtaaatgaaaaaaagacctTTTGGAGAGGCTGCGAATATGAGCATCAAAGGATAGTGAGGGGTCGAATATGATACCTAAATTTTCTAACAGTAGCTGAGGGGAAAATCGTAGTAACATCCAAATCAAGACTAAAGTCCacagagttgttttttattagagatgGAGGACCAGTTATCAGAATGTCGGTTTTTCCCAGATTCAGGCTAAGAAAATTTGAGTGTAGCCATAGTTTTAACTCGCTAACACAAGAGGAGAGTGAGGATTTTACATTAACAGAATCTGGTCGACAGGCAGTATATAACTGaatatcgtcagcataacaatgataGCTAAAACCATGAAGACGAATGATGTTGCCAAGCGGCTGAATGTACAGAATGAATTGAAGTGGGCCAAGAacagagccctgtgggacaaCCTGTTTAAGTAAGACAGTAGGAGATTTGGAATTGTGTATGGAGATGTGATATTGCCTGCCCGTGAGATAAGAGGAAAACCAGGATAATGCAGAGCCTGATATGCCAAGCGTGAAAGTAATATCTTATGACAGACAGTATCAGTATCCAACCCAACATCAACAAAAGAACACGGAAAGGGCAGCTACCTGACCAAATAGTATGCTAACAGACAATCCACAAGTAGAGTGTTAACTGACCTCATAGTTAGTCAGATTGATGGAGGATCGAGAAGGCAGAGGGCTCGCGATAAACTAGAAACCAAACTTTTCCTGCCTCTCTCCAACTCTCCAACACGGCGAAAGGCAAAAGATACCATACAAACATATGGAAATTCCTCAGATCCGGAAGTAATCCAAACAATAATTCCGAAACGTGAATTAACGCAgcaggcaaacaaaacaaaacaaaacaaaacaaaacaaaacaaaacaaaacaaaacaaaacaaaacaaaacaaaacaaaacaaaacaaaacaaaacaaaacaataacccGGTATGGAGCGGCAGCTAGAACGCACAGCGTTCCCAAACCGGAAGTGCACAGAATACACAGTGGTGGCCGTGTAGATGTTTATTAAAGATGTTAAACGCTCTAGATAAAAGTAAATGGcaaaaaattattacaaaagaaatTCCCACCACTATTTGCCTTGAATAAAGTAAATTCaaaacacacagtataaacaCCTCAATGCTTCTAAAGTCTGGTCTATCTTGGTGTTAAAAgtttgtgggggaaaaaaagacagttAGACCAGGTGGTTATAAGGCATAAAACTGAAAACGCTACTAAAGGTCTATTTAGTACAAATGGCAAAAGAACAAATTATGTACCAAAGTGCGAGAAACAATTTCAAACAGAACAAcccaaaataattaattatgaaAAGGGTTCACCAGAACATGCAGGATGGAACACTGAGTTGGGGTGTTGTAATGGCATCCAATTATGTGCAGAACTTGccatcacaaacacactttaagTCAGCAGCTTGGACTTTAAAGTTTGAACTTTAGAGGACAACTTAATCCCATCCAGTTCTAGAAAAAGTTTTTGAAACACCTCAAAAGTATAGCGCAGGGCTTTGGGGTATGCAAGGTTGAGGGCATAAATCAACCCCATAAGTAGTGCACAAGCTTTATCCACGTTGTGACATCCTGGTAGGATCTCCCGGCTTCGCCAAGGTACAGTATGAGGCTCCGGATAATAGCTTCACATCACACCTCAATGCTTTGGTTCTGTGAAGAGATAATGTGCAAAGGTCTTAGGCATGCTATTTTAACCCCCAAAAGAGGTTTTAAGCCAGTTAAGTTCTTATGAATTTAGTTTGTCTCAGTTTTCATGTAATAATAAGATTTGACGATTATGAGATCAGGATATTGTCAGACTCCTTGTGCATACAAAAATCTAACTGgattattacaaataatgacaaaatgatTGTTTAGAAATGTAACTGAAAATTCTTACTGGCACAATACAGCACAAGAAAAACTTACTAgcgggtggggggggggggtgtcaacATACTAGCACACCtaagacttttgcacagtactgtatatctaaGACCTAAGCAGTGTTGTTCAGCATGCAGACTTAAGTCATTTTTTATAATGCAATAATTATtgtagcgattttggctcgcgaagcaaggtaaatatttataagtaattataacgtgttatagtgactcctaaatattttaacttaagttgaaattgacggtaatggaattaatgttacacttatttggtctgcCAAAAGACGCTCGTTGGTTCGTCCGCTGAACAGgccgtgtaacctttattaattctatgaaggAGGTGTCTTCCCGGCCAAGAAAGACacacttcccttttactttataccgtaatataaattaaattaacttaatagagcatgtagttcagaccagatgttgcaggtaccttaagtttgtgagcgatactcagagacaatcacttgtggaacaaaaatatggcatttaatgaatgagacaaacacaacataaacctaactacacaaacaaacacaagaagtagagaaacaaaaatgaaaataaaatacacaaaagaaattgaaattggggaaagggaggaaaagactggaaaaagaagaaattagaaaggaaggaaaggaatggcaagcttagactCCAAAATTAAATCACACCCTgactgggaaatcgtcacagAAACTTAAATTCACCTTACGATTCAATGCGAGATTCCTACTtaaaatacgcatctaaattgattggtagaggaaacggttacttgcattggcttgcgGCATAAGAGTCTGGATGCAACGGAGAAATCTCAGTCAGGATGGGGTCAGACGTTCTTCCTGAAGATGGTTCTGGGAAGTGGAGCTTGCCGGAAGTTCTCTGAAGGAAGATGGAGTTGTCTCTAAACTGTTCCGAAAATCTGACcacggattggtggtgtttgtgacaatttaaaggtcccgaactccacccatctttggggagatggccaatacCACGGCCCGGATTtcggagggaaaaactccctttgtttcaggtgtctgtgggcgtGGTTTAGCTATAAAActtttagatgactttaaagttttatccaaggtgtattaagacgGTATGGCGCCTTTcatgctcaaataaaatacaacattgtttgaaaaatgagtaacttttattttgtggtcatttggatactaaacatgaaggggaatgatGGTGTAAAGGCAGCGGtacattactgtatatacacagatcagtaattaaagtataactgatgttaatacagtgttgtgttctgatacctaaataaaatacacctttGTCAGGAAAGAAAGgagcaaataattttaagtcaagcaagccttaacagaagaaacacattacaacaggttacaagaataagaatcttagagtatcATTATAATTGGGGAGGAGATACATACGAGTATGGGTTAATGACGTGCGATGTGTGGCATTTTATTTACtcgttttattagtaaaaggaatgtcccattgtgttgtgtgtgtgtgtgtgtgtgtgtgtgtgtgtgtatgcgtttgcaggtgagtgcgtgtgtgtgtgcgttctggTTGAGGGCccctatgagttcaatcagagaagcggcatggggttatctggtctttgtgtaggatccAGACCTTCTGgagccagttgtgtgtgtgtgacactgtggaatgtgACCCTCAATAAATTGTAAACTGgaaatctaaatgacctgtaccagacgctacaTTATACTGCAATGTCAATCACATAATGAAACATCAAGTACTTTGTTCTATCTGAAGATGAATATTTTCTGCTCTTACAATACATTAGCCCTTCAGTTTTACTTTATCACTTTTAGGTTCATCCCATAGTTTTTGGAGTCACCTTGTTCTATGTATCCAGGCCAGATTTTTGAAAGTTGACAAAAAAGCACAGTGTTAGTCTACCAGCTAAGACCAACTATTTGACCTCTAAAGTCAGCTATGGCCATACATTTTATGTATTGTAGGGGTGTGCAGCGGATTcagtatttgtatctgtatcaatctcaaaattatttgtatttgtattcagaTGGAACCGGAAGTTTGTCAAATTACATAAAAATggcattttaaatgcatttttgtattttattataattattacttaAATGACTGTAAAGATCTAttaaaaattctattaaaaacaataatacaaaatgttaaTCAACTAATGTTACTAATACGCATGGAAAACAAACTTCTCATTACATCACACTACAGGGAGGAGGCACTAAGtgaattatctgttttatttatcttcgACAAATCCCGCGAATAAAAGCCATTTATCGGAAGCTTACTTTTATAATTTGAATACCCAGTGATCTTCAGAAGGGGACTGTCACTACTCGAAGGATGTGTCAGTCAGAACATCCAGAACACTGTCCGCAGGGCTTGACGTCAACACCCGTCAACAAATGCCGGTAGATTTCAGTGGTGGCGGGTAAGACAGCTACTCCTTCTAGCCACTTTGGGGTGTTGAATATAAATTTCTCATTGTAGTTTTCTTAAAAGCCATGTGAAATAAAGAATGCACAGTACGACACTACGAAACTCCCATAAACACTCCTTGCATATAAAGAGCTCAGGGTGTACACCCTACAGTATGTAACACATCTTAATACAAAGTGTAAACAGCCTGTgtattgtataaagtactatattaataaaattgaataagtGGACTAATGAGAGTGAGGATTGATGTTGCAtgtgtgcacagtgtgtgtgagacagtacaCCTATCATCCTGAATAAagtgaacaattaaaaaaaaaaacatacctggCTCAGTTTGTCCAAGTGCGGCCTCAGCTTTGTCCCTGCAATGCCTCCCTTAAGCTTCATGAGGGCAATAAGTTTTGGTGTGTAGAGGTCAAGTTTATACATGAAGCTCTGCCCCAGAGAAGTTGTAGTTATTCTTCTAAATTCCTCTTTCACctgaaaatatatgaataatcaAGTTATTGTTACTGCTGCAACATTTAAGGGGTAACATTTCAGGGGTTAGATTTACATACCTCAGCTTCACAAAATAAGGCAGGCCCTCTCTTTTTAAAATCCTCAACAGCAGGGAAACCACTCACAACCTCAAACCTTCAATAGGAGAATGTTATagccattttttcttttatcacatTATAGTTGTTCTTTTTCTCATTGAGGAGCTCCTGCCTCTCTACTTCAAGGCTGTCTTCGGGTTTCTCCACTTGGATGTGGCGGGAGGTAATTCACCTCCGCTTTTCTTGGTCTTTTGCAGTTTTTGGCAGGATTTTTCTCACCAGGTAATTTACTTCTTAAGGAGTTGATGTTAACTTCAGGACAAGGTATTTCACGCTTTCTCAATTTGAAACGGTAATTGGCCATCTTATACTTAAGATGATGCTGCCACCCGTACATACCTGAAAATGAAGTGCCAGGCTACTTCAGGCACGGATGCTTGTTCAAGAGAGCTTCTACAACAGCCAGGATTTGAAGCCGGGTGGGATAGGCAGTGTAGCTAAATATTTGTTCTGCAAGCTTCTCAAGCACATTAGAGTTGATGCTTGAATCGTGAAGGCGTGTACCATTACTTTTAAAATCATCATTTGCCTTTTGAAGGATTGTTTCAATATCATATGAAAAGGTGGTATCACAAAATTAGTTGGCCAAACTTCTGATCGACACTCTGGGGACGGTTGTAAAATAGTGGTGTCAGATGAACTAATAGAAGAACTTTCATCCTGGAAAGAATTGTTCAACGAGAGTGGAGGGGAGTTATCTGCAGCTTCATTGATGGGAGTCAATGTCAGAGTAACAGAAGGTTCTATTTTGACTAgcttgattgtgtttttgtccttaattaatattaaaaggaCATTTAACCTGTATAGTGACGTATAaactttttattaatgtataGAACCAGCACTTGAGGGAGCTGCTGCCCAGGAAGTGTAgagagtgtacacacacacacacacacacacacacacacacacacacacacgatgggAATTTCATCTCTTTTCATTGAGTCAGCACATTTGAATCATGAAGCTTATCTCAACTCTTTCGGCTCCCAAATGATTCAAATGTactgaatataaacataaaacagtttatttaaaggtttatttattaaaaaacttttttgagTGGAGAAATGTTAGTTCTACGTTCCCACACTACACCCATTTTTGTTATAAAATCATCAAATCTTCTTAGCACTTATTTGTAGAGAAAcagtaaatgtttgtttgtactACTAGGCAACCAGTTAtaatttatgttaaatatgtttgtgAGGACCAGGGCAGATGGGGCTGTTTGGGGTTGTTACTTTGAGGATTGTTATAATGCAGCTATAACATACTGACCACTGTGTGCATTAACCACAAACACGTCTCATAATACACTGATTATTTATTGACCTTCATTCTTCTACTTTTTTGTGACAATTCAAATCActagtaagagagaaagaaagaaaaaatcaagAATTGTAAAACGTAAATATAACTCAGACCATTTTACatgaaaaaatgaatttaacagagaaagagaaatatatggaaaaaaaacacactgatcagacatatgtgtgtatgttacatatattaatatattaatgttgtACATAAACTTGTTAAATGTTTGAATGCAACAAacatgattttcttttaaagcagagaaatgtaaataaaagtaaatgaattcATGTTAACAGTCTGTAGAATAAATCAGATTATATTTAAGTTTATAACTAAAAGCTTCAGTCAATGTCTGATTATGTAAAAAGTCCATTTAgtaaaataattattcattacttGGAGAGAGGATTTAAGCACTCCCTTCATTGTTGTTCAGACTGTTAAACAGACGCTCGTCAACTCTGTACATGTTGATCTTCACCCACATGTCTTTGGGATCTGCACACACATGACGATCGTTCTGTAGAGTAAAGCtgtagaggagagagaagatttacatcagtgtgaaactgtaataaaatcagaaaatcagacactctgacacgcctcaaacctccaagataatataaagttagattcatatataagatttataagTTAGATTCAGTACCAAGTTCAATTCtattacacataaacataaagaattaatagacatgaaaatattaactttaaaaataaacaaggaaCTGAACACTTACATGACTCCAGGTTTTGTACACTTAGGATCTGTTACTTTATACGCTGTTATGAAGCTTACAGGGATTCGTTGTGTCAGAAATCTGAAACAGCAGTCATCTGGTTCATCTACatctgtgtgaaaacatttctacatttagttctgttattaaatgttcaataagaaaatattagacTTTTTTATATCTAGTATCAGATGCAGATTATTGTAACTATTAATAGTATGAATAGTACTGTATGATGTCACAgttgagttctggactctgattggtcagaaggtgttgattaattctctataacagcagctctgactgtagcgcaggtttatattaatgtacttatttgtttctataataacagcTTGTTTACAAGGACGTGTACAGCAGATGGGACACATAAACTGATTAAAAGGTGAGATTTTCTCTagggagacatttatttaacattaattgaATTTTCTGCTATTTTATTAAATAcgaaaaagagacagaaggaaCTATTTATAATTGCAGAATTTAGAACAGGAACTATCTTGTTTTACCAACATTAAATGGAACTGTAAACCtacaaaacatttctttaaaacaaacaataaataactgTTAAAAATTCGCAGTTgtataagatgaataaaacacttgtggaCGTTCATTACAGAACAATCCTCATCTTtacagtgtaacagtaactctgcttcatcacaccaccacatcactcagtattttactgtaacagtgtgacaaacacacagtggtttATTAATGCTGCTTATTTACAGAAACCTGATCAGCTTTTTAGGAAATTCAGCATCAGTATAAACCAGGGGTTTAATAttactactgataataataataataataataataataataataataataataataataataataataataataaactttatctTACTGATGGCCGTTGTGAAGGACTGAAGGCAGGTGAGAACCAGCAGAACCAGCAGGAGAGAACGAGAGATCATgactgctgatgatgatgttgaagagAATGATGAAGATAGTGATGGTCAGGAGCAGAATGGTATTAGTGCAGAGATCACCTCCCTCTTCAGTTTATATAGCTGGTGAGAGGGGTGGGACAGGTGTTTATGTGACCAAAAATTTCCACTTTGactgagatataaaaaaaaaaaaaaaaaaattcacctcTTTCACAGGAAACCCAACTGTGGTTTTTACCTACAATGAGGAAGAAGTTATCATAAtcaaacatattaaaataatctatttaacacatcaattaaaattaaactaaataagTGCAGCTTTATTTGAGTTCAACGTTAATTCGGTGAAGTCTAAACTCAGATCTCAGATCAAATACCACATCATCCACAAtacagagagataaaaaaaatttaatgacTTACAAGCCTTAAGCTTTGACTTATTAATAAACAGGAAATTTTCTTTCAGATCAAATCTATTTTAGTAGAAATCAGCTGTGCTTAGTGGAGACTAGTGAAACACACAATTAAGGGTCAAATTGTCACATTTTTAGCCTTTACAATTATACAAGGTGTGAATTTTCCTTATAATGCAAGTGATTAGTAGGGACTTTcagaactgaaacacacacacacacacacacacaccacatacacatacactaagcctaattattaaagATGTAAATTTCCCTCATAACAGTATGATATAgtaagaaatatatttataatataagcAGAGAGTTTTAGTGCTTCAAAGCAAAactgtagtacaactgcagtacacatgtagtatagtgtagtacaactgcagcacacctgtagtatagtgtagtacaactgctgtacacctgtagtatagtgtagtacaactgtgtacacctgtagtatagtgtagtacaactgcagtacacatgtagtatagtgtagtacaactgcagtacacatgtagtatagtgtggtacaactgcagtacacatgtagtatagtgtagtacaactgcagtacacatgtagtatagtgtagtacaactgcagtacacctgtagtatagtgtagtacaactgcagtacacatgtagtatagtgtagtacaactgctgtacacctgtagtatagtgtagtacaactgcagtacacatgtagtatagagtagtacaactgcagtacacatgtagtatagtgtagtataactgcagtacacatgtagtatagtgtagtacaactgcagtacacctgtagtatagtgtagtacaactgcagtacacctgtagtatagtgtagtacaactgcggtacacctgtagtatagtgtagtacaactgcagtacacctgtagtatagtgtagtacaactgctgtacacctgtagtatagtgtagtacaactgcagtacacatgtagtatagtttaacacaactgcagtacacatgtagtatagtgtagtacaactgcagtacacatgttgtatagtgtagtacaactgcagtacacatgtagtatagtgtaatacaactgcagtacacctgtagtatagtgtagtacaactgctgtacacctgtagtatagtgtagtacaactgcagtacacatgttgtatagtgtagtacaactgcagtacacatgttgtatagtgtagtacaactgcagtacacatgtagtatagtgtagtacaactgctgtacacctgtagtatagtgtagtacaactgctgtacacctgtagtatagtgtagtacaactgcagtacacatgtagtatagtgtagtacaactgcagtacacatgtagtatagtttaacacaactgcagtacacatgtagtatagtgtagtacaactgcagtacacatgttgtatagtgtagtacaactgcagtacacatgtagtatagtgtaatacaactgcagtacacctgtagtatagtgtagtacaactgctgtacacctgtagtatagtgtagtacaactgcagtacacatgttgtatagtgtagtacaactgcagtacacatgttgtatagtgtagtacaactgcagtagacatgtagtatagtgtagtacaactgctgtacacctgtagtatagtgtagtacaactgctgtacacctgtagtatagtgtagtacaactgcagtacacatgtagtatagtgtagtacaactgcagtacacctgtagtatagtgtagtacaactgcagtacacatgttgtatagtgtagtacaactgcagtgcACATGTGGTATAGTGTaatacaactgcagtacacctgtagtatagtgtagtacaactgctgtacacctgtagtatagtgtagtacaactgcagtacacatgttgtataatgtagtacaactgcagtacacatgtagtatagtgtagtacaactgctgtacacctgtagtacagtgtagtacaactgcagtacacatgtagtatagtgtagtacaactgcagtacacatgtagtatagtgtagtacaactgcagtacacatgtagtatagtgtagtacaactgctgtacacctgtagtatagtgtagtacaactgcagtacacctgtagtatagtgtagtacaaccgcagtacacatgtagttagtggttaaggtgttgggctactgatcggaaggtcatgggttcgaaccccagttccaccaagctgccactgctgggcccctgagcaaggcccttaaccctcagttgctcagttctaagtcactctggataagggtgtctgctaaatgccgtaaatgtagtatagtgtagtacaactgcagtacacatgtagtatagtgtagtacaactgcagtacacatgtagtatagtgtagtacaactgcagtggagtacacctgtagtatagtgtagtacaactgcagtacacatgtagtatagtgtagtacaactgcagtacacatgtagtatagtgtagtacacatgcagtacacatgtagtatagtgtagtacaactgcagtacacctgtagtatagtgtagtacaactgcagtacacctgtagtatagtgtagtacaactgcagtacacatgtagtatagtgtagtacaactgcagtacacatgtagtatagtgtagtacaactgcagtacacctgtagtatagtgtagtacaactgcagtacacatgtagtatagtgtaatacaactgcagtacacctgtagtatagtgtagtacaactgctgtacacctgtagtatagtgtagtacaactgcagtacacatgttgtatagtgtagtacaactgcagtacacatgtagtatagtgtagtacaactgctgtacacctgtagtatagtgtagtacaactgctgtacacctgtagtatagtgtagtacaactgcagtacacatgt includes these proteins:
- the LOC132848049 gene encoding C-C motif chemokine 3-like codes for the protein MISRSLLLVLLVLTCLQSFTTAINVDEPDDCCFRFLTQRIPVSFITAYKVTDPKCTKPGVIFTLQNDRHVCADPKDMWVKINMYRVDERLFNSLNNNEGSA